DNA sequence from the Scophthalmus maximus strain ysfricsl-2021 chromosome 1, ASM2237912v1, whole genome shotgun sequence genome:
AAATGTGAATTAGGATATTATGATTTGTTGTAGTTCACCAAATCTTAGCACGAGCAAGATCTAGGTATATTGATCCTGTTGACCTGACAGATAATGAACACTTCCCCGTTAAAGGACGAGTCTAAACTACTTTAAAGATGGTTCCGTACTTGATAACAGCGATGGTTGATGTTGTTGCAGGAAAGACCCCCATGGATTCTTCTCATTTCCAGTAACCGACGCAATTGCTCCTGGCTACTCAATGATAATCAAACATCCGATGGACTTCAGCACCATGAAAGACAAGATCGGAGACAATGAGTACAACACAGTGACAGAGTTCAaggtgattcttttttttatcatgatatCTGattattaaatttattttgaGTGCATTGTCAAGTTGAAGATAGCAGTGTATGTTTTCCCTCATACTGGTCTGCAAACCTTTTGGCCTTCAGGCGGACTTTAAACTGATGTGTGACAATGCAATGGTGTACAACCGACCAGAGACTGTCTACTACAAGGCTGCCAAGAAACTGCTCCATACTGGATTCAAGATGATGAGCAAGGTAATGAGATTTAAATGGATACACAAATAATACATGTAATATGATGGTCCTCATTTTCCCTTTACAACTTCCCACTGTCCCCTACGTCccatttcctttctcctctATACATTTCCCGTCCAGCAGATTAAGGTAAGAGTTGCTCCTCTGTTTCTTCTGCTGTGTACAGGAGCGGCTTTTGGCTCTGAAACGCAGCATGTCTTTCATGCAAGAGATGGATTTCACCCAGCAGGCAGCCATTTTGGGAGATGAAGACCTCGCAGCTGATGTAACCCCTCCAGAGATTATCCCCATCCCGGTGGAATCGGCGAAGAAGTCCAAGAAGCAACCAGTCAAAGACATGAAAGAAGTCATCAGGTATTCCTCATTTTTAACACCTCAATTAAGTGtgattctaatttttttttgtacccaGCACCCAATACTTTGTAATATAGCCTTTGTCAATATAACGATCTGGTACCATTTTTGCTTCTGTTATCTCAGTTACCTGTATGAACCAGAGGGAAATGCTTGCAGCCTGACTGACAGCACTGCAGAAGAGCACGTCCTGGCCCTGGTGGAACACTCTGCCGATGAAGCCAGAGATCGCATCAACCGATACATGCCAAACTCCAAGGTTTTCCACCTAACTTATCGtgtatacattttaattcatacGTAATATTTGTACCAGATATAGGTGCATTTTTTTAGTTGAAGTAAAGCTTTCCACACTTAACTTaagcaaggtgtgtgtgtgatatgtacTGACATATTTTCTCTCGTCTGTTTTTCCAGATGGGTCACTTGCGTAAAGAATCAGATGGCTCTCTTCTATATACTGTTGTAAATCAGCTTGATCCTGATGCTGAAGGTTTGCtgtcatttcccttccttttaaACACCTTTCAAAGTTCAATGTTCTCTCAAGATCTTTAgtataatatgtaatatttctGTATGAagcatttttcatattcatctttttGCAGAAGAGGAGACCCATAAAGTGGACCTGAGTTCTCTGTCAAATAAACTCCTGCCTGGATTAACAACCTTGGGTTTCAAAGACGACAGGAGACACAAAGGTATATCTTGGTGTACTTTTGTtaatcaaattttttattttccacttgaACTGtcccagttaaaaaaaattgatgttgCTATGTTGTTGCTCTGTGTAGTGACTTTCCTGAGCAGTGCCTACAACACCCAGAGCCTTCAGAAGAACTCTGTGTTTCCAGACTTGCTGCCTGATGAGGTGGACATGCTCTATTCAGCTTATGGAGACGACACAGGGGTACAATGTGCTTTGAGGTaggggatttttatttttttaggtaagaCTTAGAGTTTACATTTCTTTGGTGATAAATTTATCTTGAATTTCAACTTgccatttttaaacattttttttcatcactctcTTAAGTATACAGGAGTTTGTCAAAGGCTGTGGAAGTGTCACCAAGCATTGGGTCGATGGTCTTTTGGATAAGATGACCGCAGACGATCACTCCAAAGCGGTCAATCAGATCCGACAGGTATAAATGATTTGTACCGGATTAATTTTCACAGATTATCTGAATCTGATTTATCTTTCACCACTATGATTGCATTGACACGTTTTGCTTCTGTGACATAAGGGCTGATATGTTTAAACGGTACTTATGTTATGTTTCAGAAAAGAAACATGATGCTGAAACCTGATGAAACCAAGTCCAACATTTGTGATATACAGGTATGCTGTAGCCTATAAAAGATAATACTGCATTTaagtagttttttaaaaataatgtgctTGACTCGCACTGTGTTTCCGTCAGATGGCAGATGGCACTGGCCTGGGGGAGAGCGGCTCAGTCCTGGACTTCATGGCAATGAAGAGCTATCCTGATATGTCTCTGGATATTTCCATGCTTAACTCATTGGGTAATTTTCCTCTGTCGACACTCCAGCCAATGATCCACTCATAACGTGATTGTTCTAGTAATGGAATAATGCTAATAGTTGCAGCCTTAGAGCTCTTAAGTGGGATTTTCCTGGGAAATTATCTTTGTAATGCTAATGCTACTATCCTTAAGCTCTTATAAACTGCTCAAAACACAATAGTATTCACAGTTATCTGTCATGTGGCTGTTAGTGGCTGTGGCAAATCTTAAGCCCCTttcatacaaaaaaactaaaaacctcaTATCCAGTAGTACATGCTGAACATGTTTTATGCGCTGTGATGTCTTTCACTGTAATGGTGTCACCTGCCCACCACTGTGCTAGTAAACCAGAAACGCCACGGCTCATTTTTACACAGTCTATGAGCTGTAAACAGCATGACCATGCCAACGATGTTAGCCAAAGAGCATGCCGCACTCTGTGCTCTGGGCTGTAAGAGTGAGCTCAGCCCTTAAgttagttttaaaaacacacatttactgacCAGCACATCTCACTCAGAGGCGTAGACAAACTAGTTTGGCCTCATCTTTGCACAGtgggaggaaatgaggaagaTCTTTATTTGCAGTTTATGGGCCAAACAGAAACGCAAAGCCATTTACTGTCAATGCGAGAGAAGTAATTTGCCTTTTTAATGATTacctgcatttttaaaaaaaacacattcaaattttgATATAAAGAAAAGTATATATAAACTTTTATGCCATTAGAGTTTTTAGTGTACTAATGTCCCTTTGCTGGGTACATGCATGTCAGAAGCCTGTAGATCttcattgaatatatttttccacAGTGATCTTagcctccctctgtctttatcAGGTAAACAAGTGAAAAAAGAGCCAGGGAACGAGGACAGCCAGCAGCAGTTTGATGAGGCAGACAAACTCCTGCAGGAGTTCCAGGATGCTCAGGCTGACAGAGTCGGCTCCAGACCCTCGTCCaacctgtcctccctctctAATGCCTCTGAGAGGGACCAGCACCACCTAGGTAGACTCCAAATGATGTGCTCAGAAAGGAGCACAGTTATTATTTGGTGttacagtttgttttaataaactTCATATTATTGTAAATTCAAATGCCATGATAATATCTTGCTGGGCTCCTTGATTAATGTCAGCGAAATGTTACACCTCCACTCTCTTTTGCAACATTTTCATTGCCTTCCACGCAACAGCATCGCCGGTGCAACAACATAAGagtcaatgttttcttttatccaCAGGGAGCCCCTCACACCTGGGTGTCGGGGACCAGTCGGAAATGGTTCACGATCCCTACGAGTTCCTGCAATCTCCAGAGCCCGAGAGCTCTGCCAACAGCTgaccgcacacacactgccattTTCTTATCCTGGTGCTAACGACACTCGGTGCTCTGTTGGACTGTTTAAACACCGTGGAGACAGGCGGCGGGAGCAACTCATCTGTTTTATAGACTGAATATGATTGTACAGGCTGTTTGTAGTGTAAATGtatggtgggtttttttgcatgagTGCAACATCTGAAAAATAAACGATTGCACCTGTATTTAAACATTTGTGTGGTTCACTTAGTTGTTCTTGGACTCTACTATTTGGTGTTTTTGCGGTGAAAGGATGTTGTACGATCGTCCAGCTGCACTGGAGACGCACCGCTGTGTCCTGAGATTTCTGACTGTTGAAGGATGTCACCGTGTGAAGACACAATGGAGAAGTGAAATCAAAGCTGTACCCTTTCGACTGAATGATGCACTCAGTGTAACATGACGCCAGACGCTTGAAGATCAGGGGTTAATCATATAAAAGAGTAGCTTTTGAAAGCAGAAGTGTGATCAGTGCTTATCTGAGCTTGCACTTCCCGCTTGCGCTCACGTGAACAAAGCATTGATCAGTGTTTCTTTCATGCTCCAGTGCCCAAAAGTGCGAAGAAGAGGAGTTGAATACTCACTTGCTCAGTCAGGTCGTGAGGGGCCGTGCATCTCGAGCGGAGCGGTAGTACGCATGCGCAGCGGGACGGTTTCCATAGCGCCGCCGCGACCTGCTGAGTGAGTTGCTTCTTCCAACGTCTCCGTCGGCGAAACAAATCCGAGGACGCTCAGTGATTTTATCCATCTTTTcggctgtttttatttgtttgaaactCCTTGTGCTGCCGTGTGGTGTCTGTCGATCATGTAGGCTTTGACCTGTTGAAGCACCTGCCAGAGTCGCAAACTAACCGTGGGAATATCAACCTCCGTTTTTAATCCAACAGgagcgttaaaaaaaaaggaattcatttcACTGGAAAAGGTAAGTGATTCCTCTTGCATTGTGAAACATTCAAACCGGTCAGCTTTATTGTTGACATGCTTTACATTGTGTATCGTGAGCCGCAGGCTGCATAGTGGAGTGAACACAATTCACGGTGAGAAAACCTTCAATTTAACATAAAACGTTCGCAAGTAGCTTCAGATGACACAGACGACCAAACCGTCAGTCAGAGAGGTCTATTCCCCTTTTTAGTTGGAGTGCATTCATAATGCCATATGTAGTGATGAGCAAAAaatcattcatattttctttaaactgcaacaaaaaaaaaaaagccccacagTTGATACATTACTGGAATAATCTAAATTTAGAACTGGGTTTTAGTACAGCTCAAGTATTGAGTAAGGCATAAGGTCCTGAAGCAAAACATGTGATTACAAGGCCCTTTTTACAAAGACAGGGCTGTTGCACTTTGTGTtactattttttctttctttttttttcttcttttttttttttaccgtggatcagctgttttctgtcagcTTTTTCTGTCGACCATTTATGTTTGTGATATTTCTTACACCCTATACCAGTGAAGGTTGACTAAGAATGTAGAATTAGATGCCCATGTTAGGTACATTAGAAGGTGAACAGTCACTATCATGGCTCATTTTCCTAACTCATTGCCCCTGCAAATATGGCCACACGCTCTACCTGTAGCGTAATGTGTGGACTGTTTATTGTCGTCTTTGCACCTGTCTAGATGAACTGCTTCAGTGAAAGGTGGAGACGCACATCTCCCATGCGGGGCAGCAGCAGAAATGACCTGGTCCCCCCCAAACCTCCCAGGAAGAACGGGTGGTCGTGGCCCCCTCAGGCCTTCCAAGTGTTCGGCTGGTTGGTGTACGGCTACTTCGCCATCGTCGACTTTGGCATCTACATCCCACTTCTGCCTCTGCCGTGGAACCACGTCCTCTATTCTGTATCCTTAAACACACAGCTGAAACCTTGTTGTCGTCGTGGCTGACGGTTGAGTGTGCAGCAGTGGGTCTTTGAGAACAGAATATGGAGCAGACATTAGCCTCTGCCCAGTTTTCTTTGGGCTGCTGCTCGTAAGACAAGGGATGTTGTTGTGTGGGCTGTCTGTATGGGCTCCAGTCACACCCGACATGAaactgtctctgtttctgtgctctCTATTAAGCTCAAAAGACAGAGTCACTGGTGCTTTTGTCACATGGTGAATGCTGCATGATGTCAAcacacaggttgttttttttttaccaaagctTCACTCAGCCATTAAAACAGTTGATTTCTTCAGGCCAGACTCTATTGCTCACACAGAAGATCCACTTGTGGGCAACCGTTTGCCATTTCTTGTTCAACTACACTTACTATTATACACTTTATAGCACATTGATCACACATTGCAGTATTTATTCTACTATCAGTGCTATTTTCCTTGACTCAAGTCCTACAGCTGACCAGCATAGCATTTGTTGTGCACATCTTCGCCCATGTTGCTGCTGTTACTATAGACCCAGCAGATGCCAGTGTCAGGGCCAAGCAGAGCTACTCCAGTCCAATGAAATTTTTTGATCGGACAAAGCAACCGCATGTCATCCAGGACCTGCACTGTTACCTATGTGATGTCAATGTGTATGTATTCaatgtttaatgtgatttaactaactgaaaaaaaagaagttttaatGGTGTAAATCTTCATCAATCTCCATGTACTGTAGTGGCCCCAAAGTGAAACACTGTGGTGTTTGCAACAAATGTGTGGAAGGCTTTGATCACCATTGCAAATGGCTGAACACCTGTGTGGGTGGAAGAAACTACTGGTAAGAAGACGCATCTGACTGTACGTTTTATGAAAGGTGGCCTTCTACTGTTTATACATTAACATcaggttgttgtttgtgtgcggcCTTCAGGTGCTTCTTTGTAGCACTGTCCTCTGCGACAATGGGCATGTTCTTGCTCGTCGTTGTCATCTTGTTCATCTTTATTCAGCATTACCTGGACCCAGCCAGTCTACGAACCGCTCCGCAGTTCAGAGGTGAGTCACCACCATCTTGAACTTTATTGAAGGCGTAGAATCGGGTGTGTTAATATTATTTGGTTATATGCCTCATTAAAATGATGTCCATATGCGTTTCTATAGGCATGCTGGGGAATGGGACCTGGCTGGCGTTCATACCATTAGCACCCATAAAGACAAGCTCAGCTGGTCTCCTCATATTGGCCTTCATAACAGCCATGCTGAGCATtgtctgcctgctgctgttctgtcaTCTGCTGGGTTTTCACTTTTACCTATGTGAGTCACAGTCTTCAAAAACAGACGTTTGATAGGTCTCTTTCTCTGCATTCGTTAGTTCTCATAATTATCCTGTTTCTCCTCATGTTGTCTACACAGTTTATAAAGGTATAAGCACATATGATTATGTTAAGATGCAGCGCCAAAAAGAAGCTAGAAGCCGAGACGCTGAAGCAGATGAACCCAATGATGCAAAAGCCCACAACAAGGCCCCACAGGTGAGACCTGACATTTCCCTTTCACTGTCAATCAATTCATCATTtctgtaaaaacattaaatcttttttttccatcttttacAGAACCCAAAACACTCAATTGACTGTGAGCCGGCATTATCACAGAGTTCAAGGTAAAATGAATTCCTTCCTTATGCAACTATTGTCAAAGCTAATTTTGTGGAGAGGGATGATCAAggtcactgtgttttttctgcagtACCTGCAAATTTGACGATAAAGGCGCACTCAGCGACCAAATCTCAAGGTCCATATGCACAGAGGTAAGCATGTCCGCGTACAGAACATTACCTCTGAGTGGTTTTACGTGCACTAAATGAGTGATAtttcattgaaatgtttttttcttttggtctaGCTGGAAAACTTCAGGAAATCAGCAAAAAGGGAGAATAGCTTTCATTATGGTACAGGAAATCCCACAGAGAACACAGCAAGTAGGTATTTGATTGCACTCATCTATATCTCCCTCCTATCTTTGTGTCCATCTTAGT
Encoded proteins:
- the brd9 gene encoding bromodomain-containing protein 9 isoform X5, encoding MGKKHKKHKPEWRTVDDYEDKALEKPLKLVLKVGGSEVTELSGSGHDSSYYDDRSDHERERHKEKKKKKKKKSEKDKDKYGDDDERRRRKEEKRKKREREQNESEAAAAASAVSASAGAGVPVEPFTLSKSLTIGLEPEEKKKKKERYEIESEVDEFHPSMKVDMDPQGDRPIRACRTQQENESTPRQQLLEHFLRQLQRKDPHGFFSFPVTDAIAPGYSMIIKHPMDFSTMKDKIGDNEYNTVTEFKADFKLMCDNAMVYNRPETVYYKAAKKLLHTGFKMMSKIKAAILGDEDLAADVTPPEIIPIPVESAKKSKKQPVKDMKEVISYLYEPEGNACSLTDSTAEEHVLALVEHSADEARDRINRYMPNSKMGHLRKESDGSLLYTVVNQLDPDAEEEETHKVDLSSLSNKLLPGLTTLGFKDDRRHKVTFLSSAYNTQSLQKNSVFPDLLPDEVDMLYSAYGDDTGVQCALSIQEFVKGCGSVTKHWVDGLLDKMTADDHSKAVNQIRQKRNMMLKPDETKSNICDIQMADGTGLGESGSVLDFMAMKSYPDMSLDISMLNSLGKQVKKEPGNEDSQQQFDEADKLLQEFQDAQADRVGSRPSSNLSSLSNASERDQHHLGSPSHLGVGDQSEMVHDPYEFLQSPEPESSANS
- the brd9 gene encoding bromodomain-containing protein 9 isoform X4; this translates as MGKKHKKHKPEWRTVDDYEDKALEKPLKLVLKVGGSEVTELSGSGHDSSYYDDRSDHERERHKEKKKKKKKKSEKDKDKYGDDDERRRRKEEKRKKREREQNESEAAAAASAVSASAGAGVPVEPFTLSKSLTIGLEPEEKKKKKERYEIESEVDEFHPSMKVDMDPQGDRPIRACRTQQENESTPRQQLLEHFLRQLQRKDPHGFFSFPVTDAIAPGYSMIIKHPMDFSTMKDKIGDNEYNTVTEFKADFKLMCDNAMVYNRPETVYYKAAKKLLHTGFKMMSKIKQAAILGDEDLAADVTPPEIIPIPVESAKKSKKQPVKDMKEVISYLYEPEGNACSLTDSTAEEHVLALVEHSADEARDRINRYMPNSKMGHLRKESDGSLLYTVVNQLDPDAEEEETHKVDLSSLSNKLLPGLTTLGFKDDRRHKVTFLSSAYNTQSLQKNSVFPDLLPDEVDMLYSAYGDDTGVQCALSIQEFVKGCGSVTKHWVDGLLDKMTADDHSKAVNQIRQKRNMMLKPDETKSNICDIQMADGTGLGESGSVLDFMAMKSYPDMSLDISMLNSLGKQVKKEPGNEDSQQQFDEADKLLQEFQDAQADRVGSRPSSNLSSLSNASERDQHHLGSPSHLGVGDQSEMVHDPYEFLQSPEPESSANS
- the brd9 gene encoding bromodomain-containing protein 9 isoform X3; this encodes MGKKHKKHKPEWRTVDDYEDKALEKPLKLVLKVGGSEVTELSGSGHDSSYYDDRSDHERERHKEKKKKKKKKSEKDKDKYGDDDERRRRKEEKRKKREREQNESEAAAAASAVSASAGAGVPVEPFTLSKSLTIGLEPEEKKKKKERYEIESEVDEFHPSMKVDMDPQGDRPIRACRTQQENESTPRQQLLEHFLRQLQRKDPHGFFSFPVTDAIAPGYSMIIKHPMDFSTMKDKIGDNEYNTVTEFKADFKLMCDNAMVYNRPETVYYKAAKKLLHTGFKMMSKQIKAAILGDEDLAADVTPPEIIPIPVESAKKSKKQPVKDMKEVISYLYEPEGNACSLTDSTAEEHVLALVEHSADEARDRINRYMPNSKMGHLRKESDGSLLYTVVNQLDPDAEEEETHKVDLSSLSNKLLPGLTTLGFKDDRRHKVTFLSSAYNTQSLQKNSVFPDLLPDEVDMLYSAYGDDTGVQCALSIQEFVKGCGSVTKHWVDGLLDKMTADDHSKAVNQIRQKRNMMLKPDETKSNICDIQMADGTGLGESGSVLDFMAMKSYPDMSLDISMLNSLGKQVKKEPGNEDSQQQFDEADKLLQEFQDAQADRVGSRPSSNLSSLSNASERDQHHLGSPSHLGVGDQSEMVHDPYEFLQSPEPESSANS
- the brd9 gene encoding bromodomain-containing protein 9 isoform X2, with protein sequence MGKKHKKHKPEWRTVDDYEDKALEKPLKLVLKVGGSEVTELSGSGHDSSYYDDRSDHERERHKEKKKKKKKKSEKDKDKYGDDDERRRRKEEKRKKREREQNESEAAAAASAVSASAGAGVPVEPFTLSKSLTIGLEPEEKKKKKERYEIESEVDEFHPSMKVDMDPQGDRPIRACRTQQENESTPRQQLLEHFLRQLQRKDPHGFFSFPVTDAIAPGYSMIIKHPMDFSTMKDKIGDNEYNTVTEFKADFKLMCDNAMVYNRPETVYYKAAKKLLHTGFKMMSKQIKQAAILGDEDLAADVTPPEIIPIPVESAKKSKKQPVKDMKEVISYLYEPEGNACSLTDSTAEEHVLALVEHSADEARDRINRYMPNSKMGHLRKESDGSLLYTVVNQLDPDAEEEETHKVDLSSLSNKLLPGLTTLGFKDDRRHKVTFLSSAYNTQSLQKNSVFPDLLPDEVDMLYSAYGDDTGVQCALSIQEFVKGCGSVTKHWVDGLLDKMTADDHSKAVNQIRQKRNMMLKPDETKSNICDIQMADGTGLGESGSVLDFMAMKSYPDMSLDISMLNSLGKQVKKEPGNEDSQQQFDEADKLLQEFQDAQADRVGSRPSSNLSSLSNASERDQHHLGSPSHLGVGDQSEMVHDPYEFLQSPEPESSANS
- the brd9 gene encoding bromodomain-containing protein 9 isoform X1; protein product: MGKKHKKHKPEWRTVDDYEDKALEKPLKLVLKVGGSEVTELSGSGHDSSYYDDRSDHERERHKEKKKKKKKKSEKDKDKYGDDDERRRRKEEKRKKREREQNESEAAAAASAVSASAGAGVPVEPFTLSKSLTIGLEPEEKKKKKERYEIESEVDEFHPSMKVDMDPQGDRPIRACRTQQENESTPRQQLLEHFLRQLQRKDPHGFFSFPVTDAIAPGYSMIIKHPMDFSTMKDKIGDNEYNTVTEFKADFKLMCDNAMVYNRPETVYYKAAKKLLHTGFKMMSKERLLALKRSMSFMQEMDFTQQAAILGDEDLAADVTPPEIIPIPVESAKKSKKQPVKDMKEVISYLYEPEGNACSLTDSTAEEHVLALVEHSADEARDRINRYMPNSKMGHLRKESDGSLLYTVVNQLDPDAEEEETHKVDLSSLSNKLLPGLTTLGFKDDRRHKVTFLSSAYNTQSLQKNSVFPDLLPDEVDMLYSAYGDDTGVQCALSIQEFVKGCGSVTKHWVDGLLDKMTADDHSKAVNQIRQKRNMMLKPDETKSNICDIQMADGTGLGESGSVLDFMAMKSYPDMSLDISMLNSLGKQVKKEPGNEDSQQQFDEADKLLQEFQDAQADRVGSRPSSNLSSLSNASERDQHHLGSPSHLGVGDQSEMVHDPYEFLQSPEPESSANS
- the brd9 gene encoding bromodomain-containing protein 9 isoform X7, which encodes MGKKHKKHKPEWRTVDDYEDKALEKPLKLVLKVGGSEVTELSGSGHDSSYYDDRSDHERERHKEKKKKKKKKSEKDKDKYGDDDERRRRKEEKRKKREREQNESEAAAAASAVSASAGAGVPVEPFTLSKSLTIGLEPEEKKKKKERYEIESEVDEFHPSMKVDMDPQGDRPIRACRTQQENESTPRQQLLEHFLRQLQRKDPHGFFSFPVTDAIAPGYSMIIKHPMDFSTMKDKIGDNEYNTVTEFKADFKLMCDNAMVYNRPETVYYKAAKKLLHTGFKMMSKAAILGDEDLAADVTPPEIIPIPVESAKKSKKQPVKDMKEVISYLYEPEGNACSLTDSTAEEHVLALVEHSADEARDRINRYMPNSKMGHLRKESDGSLLYTVVNQLDPDAEEEETHKVDLSSLSNKLLPGLTTLGFKDDRRHKVTFLSSAYNTQSLQKNSVFPDLLPDEVDMLYSAYGDDTGVQCALSIQEFVKGCGSVTKHWVDGLLDKMTADDHSKAVNQIRQKRNMMLKPDETKSNICDIQMADGTGLGESGSVLDFMAMKSYPDMSLDISMLNSLGKQVKKEPGNEDSQQQFDEADKLLQEFQDAQADRVGSRPSSNLSSLSNASERDQHHLGSPSHLGVGDQSEMVHDPYEFLQSPEPESSANS
- the brd9 gene encoding bromodomain-containing protein 9 isoform X6; this encodes MGKKHKKHKPEWRTVDDYEDKALEKPLKLVLKVGGSEVTELSGSGHDSSYYDDRSDHERERHKEKKKKKKKKSEKDKDKYGDDDERRRRKEEKRKKREREQNESEAAAAASAVSASAGAGVPVEPFTLSKSLTIGLEPEEKKKKKERYEIESEVDEFHPSMKVDMDPQGDRPIRACRTQQENESTPRQQLLEHFLRQLQRKDPHGFFSFPVTDAIAPGYSMIIKHPMDFSTMKDKIGDNEYNTVTEFKADFKLMCDNAMVYNRPETVYYKAAKKLLHTGFKMMSKQAAILGDEDLAADVTPPEIIPIPVESAKKSKKQPVKDMKEVISYLYEPEGNACSLTDSTAEEHVLALVEHSADEARDRINRYMPNSKMGHLRKESDGSLLYTVVNQLDPDAEEEETHKVDLSSLSNKLLPGLTTLGFKDDRRHKVTFLSSAYNTQSLQKNSVFPDLLPDEVDMLYSAYGDDTGVQCALSIQEFVKGCGSVTKHWVDGLLDKMTADDHSKAVNQIRQKRNMMLKPDETKSNICDIQMADGTGLGESGSVLDFMAMKSYPDMSLDISMLNSLGKQVKKEPGNEDSQQQFDEADKLLQEFQDAQADRVGSRPSSNLSSLSNASERDQHHLGSPSHLGVGDQSEMVHDPYEFLQSPEPESSANS
- the zdhhc11 gene encoding palmitoyltransferase ZDHHC11; the protein is MNCFSERWRRTSPMRGSSRNDLVPPKPPRKNGWSWPPQAFQVFGWLVYGYFAIVDFGIYIPLLPLPWNHVLYSLTSIAFVVHIFAHVAAVTIDPADASVRAKQSYSSPMKFFDRTKQPHVIQDLHCYLCDVNVGPKVKHCGVCNKCVEGFDHHCKWLNTCVGGRNYWCFFVALSSATMGMFLLVVVILFIFIQHYLDPASLRTAPQFRGMLGNGTWLAFIPLAPIKTSSAGLLILAFITAMLSIVCLLLFCHLLGFHFYLFYKGISTYDYVKMQRQKEARSRDAEADEPNDAKAHNKAPQNPKHSIDCEPALSQSSSTCKFDDKGALSDQISRSICTELENFRKSAKRENSFHYGTGNPTENTAKETNDGKSRKPNADEEAQSPSVTSVDSGPVLQDPLGSSVMTPDDT